One genomic window of Trichlorobacter lovleyi includes the following:
- a CDS encoding transporter substrate-binding domain-containing protein gives MLRPATLCIALFFCLLLPLSALAKTIIVGGDRDYPPYEFLDPNGKPAGYNVELTKAIAEVMGLQVEFRLGGWSEQLRDLKEDRIDLLQGISWSEQRAAQIDFTPPHTIVNHAIFARRESPVVSSLAELKGKKVALHKDGIMYEELTRLGYGKDLLPTHTPADALRLLAAGQCDYAVVAIVPGMYIIREFKLTNLVAVAHSIASQKYGYGVRKGNAELLSKMTEGLAILKKTGQYDTIYTKWLGVLEPRGLAMHKVIKLAALVVVPLLLVLGGMAFWSRSLHQQVSLRTADLTREIAERTTAEQELRRNQQQLVQADKMAALGVLVSGVAHEINNPNGLILLNMPILKDVCADALELLEQHCPDQDQIRLGGLPYRRIRQELPQMLDEMQDGARRIKRIVEDLKDFARQDDAALMEPLNLNHVVQAAVRLVERSLRTATNRFEAEYAEPLPLVQGNSQRIEQILVNLLLNACQALTDQNRGIFLRTFVDLHENLVGVMVRDEGCGIAPEHLDRLTDPFFTTKRESGGTGLGLSVSAGIVKEHGGSLQFSSPPGQGTTVTLLLPIHTEAPHHV, from the coding sequence GTGCTGCGTCCAGCCACCCTTTGCATAGCCCTGTTTTTCTGCCTGCTGCTACCGCTCAGCGCCCTTGCCAAGACCATCATTGTGGGCGGTGACCGGGACTACCCCCCCTACGAGTTTCTCGATCCCAACGGCAAGCCGGCCGGTTACAACGTGGAGCTGACCAAGGCGATTGCCGAGGTGATGGGGCTGCAGGTGGAGTTCCGGCTGGGGGGCTGGTCCGAACAGCTGCGGGACCTGAAGGAAGACCGGATCGATCTGCTGCAGGGGATCTCCTGGTCGGAACAGCGGGCCGCCCAGATTGACTTCACCCCGCCCCACACCATTGTCAACCACGCCATCTTTGCCCGCAGGGAATCGCCGGTGGTCAGCTCACTGGCAGAACTGAAGGGGAAAAAGGTTGCGCTGCATAAAGACGGTATCATGTACGAAGAGCTGACCCGGCTCGGCTACGGCAAGGATCTGCTGCCCACCCACACCCCGGCCGATGCCCTGCGGCTGCTGGCCGCGGGGCAGTGCGACTATGCCGTGGTGGCGATTGTACCGGGGATGTATATCATCCGAGAATTCAAACTGACCAATCTGGTGGCGGTGGCCCACAGCATCGCCTCACAGAAGTACGGCTACGGGGTCAGGAAGGGCAATGCCGAGCTGCTCTCCAAGATGACGGAAGGGCTGGCAATCCTGAAGAAAACCGGCCAGTACGACACCATCTACACCAAATGGCTGGGGGTGCTGGAACCGCGCGGTCTGGCAATGCACAAGGTCATCAAGCTGGCAGCCCTGGTTGTGGTGCCGCTCTTGCTGGTGCTGGGCGGCATGGCGTTCTGGTCCCGCTCACTGCACCAACAGGTCTCCCTGCGGACCGCCGACCTGACCCGTGAGATTGCCGAGCGGACCACTGCCGAGCAGGAGCTGCGCCGTAACCAGCAGCAGCTGGTGCAGGCCGACAAGATGGCAGCCCTGGGGGTGCTGGTCTCCGGGGTGGCCCATGAGATCAACAACCCGAACGGCCTGATCCTGCTCAACATGCCGATCCTGAAAGATGTCTGCGCTGACGCCCTGGAGCTGCTGGAGCAGCACTGCCCGGATCAGGATCAGATCCGGCTGGGGGGGCTGCCGTACCGGCGCATCCGGCAGGAGCTGCCCCAAATGCTGGACGAGATGCAGGATGGTGCGCGGCGGATCAAGCGGATTGTGGAAGACCTGAAGGACTTTGCCCGCCAGGATGATGCCGCCCTGATGGAGCCGCTGAATCTGAACCATGTCGTCCAGGCGGCGGTACGGCTGGTGGAACGTTCATTACGCACGGCAACCAACCGCTTTGAGGCGGAATATGCCGAGCCGTTGCCGCTGGTACAGGGTAACAGCCAGCGGATTGAGCAGATACTGGTCAACCTGCTGCTGAACGCCTGCCAGGCGCTAACTGACCAGAATCGTGGAATTTTTCTACGCACCTTTGTAGACCTGCATGAAAATCTGGTTGGCGTCATGGTCCGTGATGAGGGCTGCGGCATCGCCCCGGAACACCTGGACCGCCTGACCGACCCGTTCTTTACCACCAAGCGGGAGAGCGGCGGCACCGGCCTGGGGCTGTCGGTCTCAGCCGGAATCGTCAAGGAGCATGGCGGCAGCCTGCAATTTTCCTCACCGCCCGGCCAGGGCACCACCGTTACCCTGCTGCTGCCGATCCATACGGAGGCACCCCATCATGTCTGA